In one Brassica oleracea var. oleracea cultivar TO1000 chromosome C9, BOL, whole genome shotgun sequence genomic region, the following are encoded:
- the LOC106313657 gene encoding basic endochitinase CHB4-like, protein MAFTKVSLVIFLSLFGLYSVTAKTQKCGCAPNLCCSQFGSCGTNDAYCGAGCRSGPCRSNIRTPNGGGSVSSIVTQQFFNNIIQKAGSGCAGKTFYTHDSFINAANTFPNFGNSVTRREIATMFAHYSQGTGHFCYIQAINGTLRRDACQEPQRQISCHPPGIGYFVRGERLNIDLLRQPELVRSNPTLGFKTSLLFWMNSVRPVLNQGFGATIRAINGTECNGGNLVAVNERIRYYRDYCGQLGVDPGSNLSC, encoded by the exons ATGGCTTTCACAAAAGTTTCCTTAGTAATTTTCCTTTCCCTCTTTGGTTTATACTCTGTAACCGCCAAGACTCAAAAATGCGGTTGCGCTCCAAACCTCTGTTGCAGTCAGTTCGGTTCTTGCGGTACCAACGATGCTTACTGCGGTGCTGGATGCCGTTCAGGTCCTTGTAGAAGCAATATTAGAACCCCAAACGGCGGTGGATCGGTCAGTAGCATTGTGACACAGCAGTTCTTTAACAACATTATACAAAAAGCCGGTAGCGGCTGCGCCGGAAAAACATTCTACACTCACGACTCTTTCATTAACGCCGCTAATACTTTTCCCAACTTTGGTAATTCCGTTACTAGACGTGAAATTGCTACCATGTTTGCTCATTACTCTCAGGGGACTGGAC ACTTCTGCTACATACAAGCAATAAATGGAACGTTACGACGTGATGCATGCCAGGAACCTCAGCGACAAATATCATGCCATCCTCCTGGCATAGGCTACTTCGTTCGTGGTGAACGTCTCAATATCGACCTTCTCCGTCAGCCTGAGCTTGTTCGTAGCAACCCAACTCTAGGTTTCAAAACAAGTTTGTTGTTTTGGATGAATAGCGTAAGGCCAGTACTCAACCAAGGATTTGGAGCAACCATAAGAGCTATCAATGGAACTGAATGCAACGGTGGGAATTTGGTTGCAGTCAATGAAAGGATTAGGTACTACAGAGATTATTGTGGACAGCTTGGTGTAGACCCTGGTTCTAACCTTAGTTGCTAA